From Brochothrix thermosphacta DSM 20171 = FSL F6-1036, a single genomic window includes:
- a CDS encoding TetR/AcrR family transcriptional regulator, with product MNLRKTQIINAARDLFIDKGFTNTSMTDIITAAQISKGTFYNHFTSKSECLIAILEESRAEATLLRNELAIGSKLADEDILARQIGVFMRINKERNLVRIFESIYHSDDKEIQKVVNLHHLTELDWLSNRLVEVHGEEVKPYSYEAAVLTFGMIHHVIRIIVGSGETQFEPERIIRRSLANIKAILPNMLRTKEVSISVEMLDSIRNNIDLSPLTQAALISEFELFIAINSVKNNPEGFEYAVFILAELQKETPKYHIIQSILPGFRQTFEKTPVSGVSKELAMHLWHYIKIAL from the coding sequence ATGAACCTACGTAAAACACAAATTATAAATGCGGCTCGTGATCTATTCATCGATAAAGGCTTCACTAATACTTCTATGACTGATATCATTACCGCTGCTCAAATTTCTAAAGGTACGTTTTATAACCACTTTACTTCTAAGAGTGAGTGTTTGATTGCTATCTTAGAAGAAAGCCGTGCAGAAGCTACGCTCTTGCGAAATGAATTAGCGATTGGATCAAAATTAGCAGATGAAGATATCCTTGCTCGTCAAATTGGTGTTTTTATGCGGATCAATAAAGAACGTAATCTTGTGCGTATCTTCGAATCTATTTATCATTCGGATGATAAAGAAATTCAAAAAGTCGTAAATTTACATCATTTAACAGAATTAGACTGGTTGTCTAATCGTCTTGTGGAGGTCCATGGTGAAGAGGTAAAACCCTATAGCTATGAAGCTGCCGTTCTTACTTTTGGGATGATTCATCACGTTATCCGTATCATTGTTGGTTCGGGTGAAACACAGTTTGAACCGGAGCGAATTATCCGCCGGTCATTAGCAAACATCAAGGCTATTCTACCAAATATGCTTCGCACCAAAGAAGTTTCTATTTCAGTTGAAATGTTGGATAGCATTCGTAATAACATCGACCTTAGTCCACTTACTCAAGCGGCATTAATAAGTGAATTTGAACTGTTCATCGCTATTAATTCTGTAAAAAATAATCCAGAAGGTTTTGAATATGCTGTATTCATTCTGGCTGAATTACAAAAAGAAACACCAAAATATCACATCATTCAATCGATATTACCTGGTTTTCGCCAAACATTTGAAAAGACGCCTGTCTCTGGTGTTTCAAAAGAATTGGCCATGCATCTCTGGCATTATATTAAAATAGCACTATAA
- a CDS encoding helix-turn-helix domain-containing protein, with translation MINKRFNRIIVELAKKEENIITKEQLMFFLSCSESKALEEIDKVNMNLTLLGLPLIEQTGDQFFISALVQHRWNEVIIGRKFATIVYSESDRQALLYLITFTELENLSVFHYQSFLRVSRNTVLADIKKMRKKLERMNIQLTYSRRTGFHLVGNEKNVRTVARKYILKIAITETGKWGLSQILKIKTNTFYWELTANFEKFIQNNELSVVPSRIEETIWFIGLLLCRRLQHPVIFSKQEL, from the coding sequence ATGATAAACAAAAGATTCAATCGTATTATTGTGGAGTTAGCTAAGAAGGAAGAAAACATTATTACAAAAGAACAACTGATGTTCTTCTTGTCTTGTTCAGAGAGTAAAGCGCTTGAGGAAATAGATAAAGTTAATATGAATTTAACTTTACTCGGTCTTCCGTTAATTGAACAAACAGGTGATCAGTTTTTCATTTCGGCATTAGTTCAACATCGTTGGAACGAAGTAATCATTGGTCGGAAATTCGCGACAATAGTCTATAGTGAGTCTGACAGACAAGCACTACTCTATTTAATTACTTTTACTGAGTTAGAAAATTTATCAGTTTTTCATTATCAGTCTTTTTTAAGAGTTAGTCGTAATACAGTGTTGGCTGATATAAAAAAAATGCGAAAAAAATTAGAGAGAATGAATATTCAATTAACATATTCTCGTAGAACTGGTTTTCATCTCGTGGGTAATGAAAAAAATGTAAGAACTGTTGCACGAAAATACATTCTTAAAATAGCTATAACTGAGACAGGAAAGTGGGGACTTTCACAAATATTGAAAATAAAAACGAATACCTTTTATTGGGAATTAACAGCAAATTTTGAAAAATTTATTCAAAATAATGAATTGTCAGTTGTCCCAAGTCGTATTGAGGAAACTATTTGGTTTATTGGTTTGTTACTATGTCGAAGACTACAACATCCAGTTATTTTTTCTAAGCAAGAACTTTAA
- a CDS encoding DHA2 family efflux MFS transporter permease subunit — translation MTTEKIVQKAPIGMIVILFIGAFVAFLNNTLLNIALPTIMKDFNITYSKVQWVTTGYMLVSGVLIPASAFFITRFKTKGLYITAMAIFTAGTVLAALSPNFGTLLAGRMIQAAGASVMSPLLMNVMLKSFPIEKRGAAMGTFGLVLFVAPAIGPTLSGYIIQSHDWRMLFEMIVPFAVISLLLSVWKLENILDTRHVKLDYLSLVLSTVGFGGLLYGFSSAGDKGWSSPIVYGMIAVGAVGLVLFILRQLRMKEPMLQMRVYKYPMFALASAISMILSMAMFAGMILTPAYVQSVRGISPLHAGLMLLPGALVMAIMSPITGRLFDKFGPKILAITGLVITAVATYFLTQLEVDSTYTFIISIYTIRMFGISLVMMPIMTNGLNQLPQELNPHATAVNNTAQQVAGAIGTAILITIMDKHIVTRATELAATAKEKAIQAGAAMSPDQVAAVKAQITQTALLDGINYTFMVATGITILALVLSFFLKRSKPFGK, via the coding sequence ATGACAACCGAAAAAATCGTACAAAAAGCACCAATTGGGATGATAGTTATTTTGTTTATTGGAGCGTTCGTAGCGTTTCTTAATAATACATTATTAAATATAGCATTACCAACAATTATGAAAGACTTTAATATCACTTACTCAAAAGTACAATGGGTAACAACAGGGTATATGTTAGTCAGTGGGGTATTGATTCCTGCTTCTGCCTTTTTCATTACTCGTTTTAAAACAAAAGGGCTTTATATTACGGCAATGGCCATTTTTACAGCCGGTACAGTATTAGCTGCGTTGTCACCTAACTTTGGGACATTGCTTGCTGGACGTATGATTCAAGCAGCAGGGGCATCAGTGATGTCGCCGCTATTAATGAATGTTATGTTAAAAAGCTTCCCGATTGAAAAACGTGGAGCGGCAATGGGAACCTTTGGATTAGTTCTCTTTGTTGCTCCTGCAATTGGACCCACACTATCAGGGTATATTATCCAAAGCCATGATTGGCGCATGTTATTTGAAATGATTGTGCCATTCGCAGTAATTAGTTTATTACTCAGTGTCTGGAAGTTAGAGAATATTCTTGATACGCGTCATGTGAAATTGGATTACCTTTCATTAGTATTATCAACGGTTGGATTTGGTGGTTTATTATATGGCTTCAGTTCTGCAGGTGATAAAGGTTGGTCAAGTCCCATCGTCTACGGCATGATTGCTGTTGGAGCGGTAGGGTTAGTGTTATTTATTTTACGTCAATTACGCATGAAAGAACCAATGTTACAGATGCGTGTTTATAAATACCCAATGTTTGCATTAGCTTCTGCTATTTCGATGATTTTATCGATGGCGATGTTTGCCGGCATGATTTTAACACCTGCATACGTACAAAGTGTGCGTGGTATTTCACCTTTACATGCAGGTTTGATGTTATTACCAGGTGCATTAGTCATGGCGATTATGTCGCCAATTACAGGTCGCTTATTTGATAAATTTGGTCCAAAGATTTTAGCGATTACTGGGTTAGTCATCACAGCAGTCGCAACATATTTCTTAACGCAATTAGAAGTAGATTCAACGTATACGTTTATTATTTCAATTTATACAATCCGTATGTTTGGTATTTCATTAGTGATGATGCCGATAATGACGAATGGTCTGAATCAATTGCCACAAGAATTGAACCCTCACGCAACAGCTGTTAATAATACGGCGCAACAAGTCGCAGGGGCGATTGGTACAGCTATATTGATTACTATTATGGATAAACACATTGTGACGCGTGCAACGGAGCTAGCAGCAACCGCTAAAGAAAAAGCAATTCAAGCAGGTGCAGCAATGTCTCCAGATCAAGTCGCTGCAGTGAAAGCTCAAATTACACAAACGGCTTTACTTGATGGTATTAATTATACGTTCATGGTTGCCACAGGTATTACAATTCTAGCATTAGTGTTATCGTTCTTCTTGAAACGTTCGAAACCTTTCGGAAAATAA